One Alkaliphilus sp. B6464 genomic window carries:
- a CDS encoding AI-2E family transporter — protein MENSKAIQVISKSFKNLAENNGFTNILQFFMQLLIIVLLFFIIYFLVHIGNQHIDSKKRINIGKRQIVYFILSFILIIAIVVIFQSGSLMYEILSPFLFAIVLAYTLNPLVSYIEKKGIKRFWSVFIVYFVIATIIFIFSITLVPKMTFEVKKLLEALPKLGNESYGYIYNKYIKYNNSIENLPEEFNAVKEALKFNGNRLEDFILKIISSVTNLTLKFLSKIANIVLTPILAFYFLKDADKFKNMLILSIPRFLRKGVIDVAKDIDEVLGGFIRGQLIVAGIVGLLTTISLLILKVDFAVLVGMIAGIADIIPYFGPIVGIIPALVFASLGGVNKVIWVVVAFIIIQQVESAIISPKIISDKVGIHPIIVILSLIIAGKFFGLFGLLIAVPIAGVIKVVGKHFINYIAKF, from the coding sequence ATGGAAAACAGCAAAGCAATACAGGTCATTTCTAAAAGTTTTAAAAATTTAGCCGAAAATAATGGATTTACAAATATTTTGCAATTTTTTATGCAGCTTTTAATTATTGTGCTATTATTTTTTATCATTTATTTTCTTGTACATATTGGTAATCAACATATAGATTCTAAAAAAAGAATTAATATTGGAAAACGTCAAATTGTTTATTTTATACTATCATTTATATTGATCATTGCAATTGTTGTAATATTTCAGTCTGGAAGTTTAATGTATGAAATATTATCACCATTTTTGTTTGCAATTGTATTGGCGTATACTTTAAATCCACTCGTTAGTTATATAGAGAAAAAAGGTATAAAAAGATTTTGGTCAGTATTTATTGTTTATTTTGTAATAGCTACAATTATTTTTATATTCTCTATTACTTTAGTACCTAAAATGACTTTTGAAGTTAAAAAATTATTAGAGGCATTACCGAAGCTAGGAAATGAAAGCTATGGATATATATATAATAAATATATAAAATATAACAATAGTATAGAAAATTTACCAGAAGAATTTAACGCAGTAAAAGAAGCGTTAAAATTTAATGGAAATAGACTTGAAGATTTTATATTAAAAATTATATCTTCTGTAACAAATTTAACGCTTAAATTTCTTTCAAAGATAGCAAATATAGTGTTGACTCCAATATTGGCATTTTACTTTTTAAAAGATGCAGATAAGTTTAAAAACATGCTAATTTTAAGTATACCTAGATTTTTGAGAAAAGGAGTAATTGATGTTGCCAAAGACATTGACGAAGTTCTTGGTGGATTTATAAGGGGACAGTTGATTGTTGCAGGAATAGTAGGACTTTTAACCACTATATCTCTTTTAATTTTGAAAGTAGACTTTGCAGTGTTAGTAGGTATGATTGCGGGAATAGCAGATATAATTCCTTATTTTGGGCCGATAGTTGGGATAATACCTGCACTAGTTTTTGCATCCTTAGGAGGAGTAAATAAGGTAATATGGGTAGTAGTTGCATTTATAATTATACAGCAAGTTGAAAGTGCTATTATATCACCAAAAATTATTTCTGATAAAGTTGGTATTCATCCTATTATTGTTATTCTATCTCTAATTATTGCAGGAAAATTTTTTGGTTTATTTGGACTTTTAATTGCAGTGCCTATAGCTGGAGTAATTAAAGTGGTTGGAAAGCATTTTATAAATTATATTGCAAAGTTTTGA
- a CDS encoding ATP-dependent Clp protease proteolytic subunit, with protein sequence MLEKLLQSRSIIISGEINQALAEKITTQLLILQEMGDQPIKLFINSQGGHVEAGDTIHDIIKFIKPRVIVIGTGWVASAAITIYLAAEKQDRYSLPNTRYMIHQPLGGLNGQAADIAIEAKEILRVRKRINNIISEATGQPLEKIEKDTDRNYWLNAYEAIDYGIVNQVISKYEELTNL encoded by the coding sequence GTGCTAGAGAAACTATTGCAATCTAGATCAATCATAATTTCTGGAGAGATCAATCAAGCTTTAGCAGAGAAAATAACTACACAGCTCTTAATTCTACAAGAAATGGGAGATCAACCAATAAAATTATTTATCAACAGTCAGGGTGGTCATGTAGAAGCTGGCGATACAATTCATGATATTATTAAGTTTATTAAACCACGTGTTATTGTAATTGGTACTGGTTGGGTTGCAAGTGCTGCTATCACAATTTACCTTGCAGCTGAAAAACAAGATCGTTATTCTTTACCAAACACAAGGTATATGATACATCAGCCATTAGGTGGTTTAAATGGCCAAGCTGCAGATATTGCTATTGAAGCAAAAGAGATATTGAGAGTACGTAAGAGGATTAATAACATAATCAGTGAAGCCACTGGCCAACCATTGGAAAAAATAGAAAAAGACACAGATAGAAATTATTGGTTAAATGCTTATGAAGCAATTGATTATGGCATAGTAAATCAAGTTATTTCAAAATATGAGGAACTAACGAATCTATAA
- the alaS gene encoding alanine--tRNA ligase: MKKLGVNEIRKEFLEFFKTKGHIIQPSFPLVPQKDKSLLLINSGMAPLKHYFAGIEEPPGKRMATCQKCIRTGDIENVGKTARHATFFEMLGNFSFGDYFKKESIQWGWEFVTKNLELPVDKLWATVYLEDDEAFEIWSKQVGLPEDRIVRLGKADNFWEIGIGPCGPCSEIYFDRGQKYGCGSKDCKPGCECDRYVEFWNHVFTQFDRDEDGNYNPLPNPNIDTGMGLERMACIMQGVDSIFDIDTMQYILNGVCEITNAQYNKDEKTDVSIRIITDHVRSISLMIGDGILPSNEGRGYVLRRLLRRAARHGKLLGVNRAFLYELVDRVVKNYGETYTELIEKKDYIKKVIQVEEERFMETIDQGMEILNQYIEELLGASENVLSGTNAFKLYDTYGFPFDLTKEILDEKGLSVDEKNFESEMEKQRQRAREARLGIDTEAWKDDVFAGLNKDISTVFKGYNNLELEGKVLAIINNGEVVEQSTIGDEATVILDETVFYGEGGGQVGDIGALYNETTKLTVLDTKKGPHNQIHHIVKIEDGLLHVGDTIKAKVDVTTRMNTARNHTATHLLHKALKDVVGEHVNQAGSLVTPERLRFDFTHFEGLTKEQVAKIEENVNKQILGGLNVNIFETSIDEARKIGAQALFGEKYGDIVRVVKVGDYSTELCGGTHVNNSGEIGILIILSETGVAAGVRRIEAITGIEAYKYVQKNQETIQKIAETLKTQTQNVIGRVDELVQEVKEKDKEIDKLKSQLASNSTGDFLNNAESINGVNIIVESIDNQDMDDLRKIGDALKEKIGTGVIVLASDNNDKANFVAMATKDAVSKGVHSGNLVKEAAKIAGGGGGGRPDMAQAGGKNPEKIEEALAIVKDLLKIQLNG, encoded by the coding sequence ATGAAGAAATTAGGCGTGAATGAAATTAGAAAAGAATTTCTAGAGTTTTTTAAAACTAAAGGTCATATAATACAACCTAGTTTTCCTTTAGTACCTCAAAAGGATAAGAGTTTATTGTTAATAAACTCTGGAATGGCACCATTAAAACATTATTTTGCAGGGATAGAAGAGCCACCAGGAAAAAGAATGGCTACGTGTCAAAAATGTATTCGTACAGGTGATATTGAAAATGTAGGAAAAACAGCAAGACATGCTACTTTTTTTGAAATGTTAGGTAACTTTTCATTTGGTGACTATTTCAAAAAAGAGTCTATTCAGTGGGGATGGGAGTTTGTAACAAAGAATCTAGAGTTACCAGTTGATAAGCTTTGGGCTACTGTATATTTAGAAGATGATGAGGCTTTTGAAATCTGGAGTAAGCAAGTTGGTTTGCCAGAAGATAGGATTGTTAGGTTAGGTAAGGCTGACAACTTTTGGGAGATCGGTATAGGACCATGCGGACCATGTTCAGAAATTTATTTTGATCGTGGACAAAAGTACGGCTGTGGAAGTAAAGACTGCAAACCAGGCTGCGAATGTGACAGATATGTTGAATTTTGGAATCATGTATTTACACAATTTGATAGAGATGAAGATGGAAATTATAATCCTCTTCCAAACCCCAATATAGATACAGGTATGGGACTAGAGAGAATGGCTTGTATTATGCAAGGTGTAGACTCTATTTTTGATATAGACACAATGCAATATATATTAAATGGAGTATGTGAAATTACTAATGCACAGTATAATAAGGATGAAAAAACTGATGTGTCCATTAGAATTATAACTGATCATGTACGCTCTATATCTTTAATGATTGGTGATGGAATACTGCCAAGTAACGAAGGCAGGGGTTATGTTTTAAGAAGATTATTAAGAAGAGCTGCACGTCATGGAAAATTATTAGGAGTAAATAGAGCATTCTTGTACGAGTTAGTAGATAGAGTGGTTAAGAACTATGGTGAAACCTATACCGAGCTAATTGAAAAGAAGGATTATATTAAAAAGGTAATACAAGTTGAAGAAGAGCGATTTATGGAAACTATAGATCAAGGTATGGAGATTTTAAACCAATATATAGAAGAATTATTAGGTGCAAGTGAAAATGTATTAAGTGGAACAAACGCATTTAAGTTATATGATACTTATGGATTCCCATTTGATTTAACTAAAGAAATATTAGATGAAAAAGGACTATCTGTAGATGAAAAGAATTTTGAAAGTGAAATGGAAAAACAAAGGCAAAGGGCTCGGGAGGCAAGGCTAGGTATTGATACTGAGGCTTGGAAAGACGATGTTTTTGCAGGACTAAACAAAGATATCAGTACAGTTTTTAAAGGATATAATAATTTAGAACTAGAAGGAAAAGTACTAGCTATTATAAATAATGGTGAAGTTGTTGAACAAAGTACTATAGGAGATGAAGCTACTGTCATACTAGATGAAACTGTTTTCTATGGTGAAGGTGGAGGACAGGTAGGCGATATTGGTGCTTTATACAATGAAACAACAAAATTAACTGTATTAGATACTAAAAAGGGACCACATAATCAAATTCATCATATTGTCAAAATAGAAGATGGATTACTTCATGTTGGTGATACTATTAAAGCTAAAGTAGATGTTACTACTAGAATGAATACTGCTCGTAACCATACTGCTACTCATTTATTGCACAAAGCTTTAAAAGATGTAGTAGGTGAGCATGTTAATCAGGCAGGGTCTCTTGTGACTCCTGAAAGGCTAAGATTTGACTTTACTCATTTCGAAGGATTAACAAAGGAGCAAGTAGCTAAAATTGAAGAAAATGTTAATAAACAAATATTAGGTGGACTAAATGTAAACATCTTTGAAACATCTATAGATGAAGCTAGAAAGATAGGTGCTCAAGCTTTATTTGGTGAAAAGTATGGTGATATAGTTAGAGTAGTTAAGGTTGGAGATTATAGCACTGAACTTTGTGGAGGAACCCATGTAAATAATAGTGGTGAAATAGGAATTTTAATTATATTAAGTGAGACAGGGGTTGCTGCTGGTGTAAGAAGAATTGAGGCTATTACAGGTATTGAAGCATATAAATATGTACAAAAAAATCAAGAAACAATACAAAAAATAGCAGAAACATTAAAGACGCAAACACAAAATGTAATTGGGCGTGTAGATGAATTAGTACAAGAAGTAAAGGAAAAAGATAAAGAAATAGATAAGCTTAAAAGTCAGTTAGCAAGCAATTCCACTGGGGATTTTTTAAATAATGCAGAAAGTATTAATGGAGTAAACATAATTGTTGAGTCTATAGATAATCAAGATATGGACGATTTAAGAAAAATTGGAGATGCATTAAAAGAAAAGATTGGAACAGGAGTAATTGTTTTAGCGTCTGACAACAATGATAAGGCTAATTTTGTCGCTATGGCTACAAAAGATGCAGTTTCAAAAGGAGTACATTCTGGTAATTTAGTTAAGGAAGCTGCTAAAATTGCTGGTGGAGGTGGCGGTGGAAGACCAGACATGGCACAAGCAGGTGGAAAAAATCCTGAAAAAATAGAAGAAGCTTTAGCTATTGTAAAGGATCTATTAAAAATTCAATTAAATGGGTAA
- a CDS encoding IreB family regulatory phosphoprotein, protein MSEKLNFTMKFDLDKEKETKAKDIILTVYKALEEKGYNPTNQFVGYILSGDPTYITSYNNARSLIRQIERDELLEELLKTYLDKK, encoded by the coding sequence ATGTCAGAAAAACTTAATTTTACTATGAAGTTTGACCTAGATAAAGAAAAGGAAACAAAGGCAAAGGATATAATTCTAACTGTATATAAAGCCTTAGAAGAAAAGGGGTACAACCCTACAAATCAATTTGTTGGATATATTTTATCCGGAGATCCTACTTATATTACAAGCTACAATAATGCTAGAAGCTTAATAAGACAAATAGAAAGAGATGAATTATTAGAAGAGCTATTGAAGACATATTTAGATAAAAAGTAG
- a CDS encoding aldo/keto reductase, with product MVIIEKRKLGNTNIGVSRLCFGSLTMGPLQTNQSPKQGGDLLLYGFENGINFIDAAELYETYKHIGHALKYWDRSKVIVATKSYAYSKETAESSLKKALDEMDTDYVDFFMLHEQESEHTIRGHYEAIEYFLKMKEKGYVRGVGLSTHTVEAVRGSLKYKEIEVIHPIVNINGLGIQDGTIDDMLLALKDAHDLGKGIYGMKPLGGGNLLRNFQQCFDFVLDLPVLDSIAVGMQSKEEIDVNVSIFEGREINKLSLDKIKSKERKLSISNWCERCGKCVEACSHNALQIIDDKVVVDHNKCVLCSYCSKYCPEFCIKVI from the coding sequence GTGGTTATTATAGAAAAAAGAAAATTAGGAAATACAAATATTGGAGTTTCGAGACTTTGCTTCGGAAGCTTAACTATGGGTCCACTGCAGACAAATCAAAGTCCAAAACAAGGTGGAGATTTATTATTATATGGGTTTGAAAATGGAATTAATTTTATTGATGCAGCAGAGCTATATGAAACTTACAAACATATAGGACATGCCTTAAAGTATTGGGATAGAAGTAAGGTTATAGTAGCTACAAAATCTTATGCTTATTCTAAGGAAACAGCTGAAAGCAGCTTAAAGAAAGCACTAGATGAAATGGATACAGATTATGTAGATTTCTTTATGCTACATGAACAGGAAAGTGAACATACTATACGCGGACACTATGAAGCTATTGAGTACTTTTTAAAGATGAAAGAAAAAGGATATGTTAGAGGTGTTGGATTATCTACTCATACGGTCGAGGCAGTAAGAGGAAGCCTAAAATATAAAGAGATAGAAGTAATACACCCTATTGTAAATATTAATGGGTTAGGCATACAGGATGGTACCATTGATGACATGCTTTTAGCACTTAAAGATGCCCATGATTTAGGAAAAGGAATATATGGTATGAAACCCCTAGGGGGAGGTAATTTGTTGAGAAATTTTCAGCAATGCTTTGATTTTGTGTTAGATCTTCCCGTGCTTGATTCTATTGCTGTTGGAATGCAAAGCAAGGAAGAAATAGATGTTAATGTATCCATATTCGAGGGAAGGGAAATAAATAAATTATCATTAGATAAAATTAAAAGCAAAGAAAGAAAGTTGAGCATTTCTAATTGGTGTGAAAGATGTGGTAAATGTGTAGAGGCTTGTAGTCATAATGCTTTGCAAATAATTGATGATAAGGTTGTAGTGGATCATAACAAGTGTGTACTATGTAGCTATTGTTCTAAATATTGTCCCGAATTTTGTATAAAAGTTATCTAA
- the ruvX gene encoding Holliday junction resolvase RuvX, protein MPRIMGLDVGDKTIGVALSDLLGWTAQGLETIRRIGIKKDLQRLEEIIKEYEVNKIVVGLPKNMNGTIGPQGEKVLEFNERLGKRFNNIEIVPWDERLTTVAAERSLIEADVSRKKRKEVIDKIAAIYILQGYLDSLSK, encoded by the coding sequence ATGCCGAGAATAATGGGTTTAGATGTAGGAGATAAAACTATAGGAGTAGCTTTGAGCGATCTGCTAGGATGGACTGCACAAGGATTAGAAACTATACGTAGAATTGGAATAAAAAAAGATCTTCAAAGACTTGAGGAGATTATTAAAGAATATGAGGTAAATAAAATTGTTGTAGGCTTACCTAAAAACATGAATGGAACTATTGGACCTCAAGGAGAAAAGGTATTAGAATTTAATGAACGATTAGGAAAAAGATTTAATAATATAGAAATTGTTCCATGGGATGAACGCTTAACTACCGTAGCAGCTGAAAGATCACTAATAGAGGCAGATGTTAGTAGAAAAAAACGAAAAGAAGTAATAGATAAAATTGCTGCTATTTATATTTTACAGGGATACTTAGATAGTTTAAGTAAATAA
- a CDS encoding DUF1292 domain-containing protein: MDLVYNTTMVVIAIGKENISMEERDDIITLVDEDGKEQDFEVIMTLEVEDNEYAILAPVGSDDEEDAYVFKIVYDNEEEFSLVAIEDDEEYENVVATYETLMDEEM, translated from the coding sequence ATGGATTTAGTATATAATACAACTATGGTAGTGATAGCCATAGGAAAGGAGAATATATCAATGGAAGAAAGAGACGATATAATAACACTAGTAGATGAAGATGGAAAAGAGCAAGATTTTGAAGTGATAATGACCCTTGAGGTAGAAGATAATGAATATGCGATTTTAGCACCTGTAGGATCAGATGATGAAGAAGACGCTTATGTTTTTAAAATCGTATATGATAATGAAGAAGAATTCTCGCTTGTTGCTATCGAAGATGATGAAGAATATGAAAATGTAGTAGCTACATATGAAACATTAATGGATGAAGAAATGTAA
- a CDS encoding Fur family transcriptional regulator: MDNLIDSLKERLKEKGYKLTPQRRATLDTIIENQGKHLNTEEIYDLVKEKCPEIGLATVYRTLQLLDEMSVLSKLNLDDGCIRYELNTHEDDHQHHHLICQSCNDVIEVELDLLEHLEEEIEKKYHFTIRDHTVKFFGICSKCQ, from the coding sequence ATGGACAACCTGATTGATTCATTAAAAGAAAGACTAAAGGAGAAAGGTTATAAATTAACTCCTCAGCGAAGAGCTACATTAGATACTATTATTGAAAATCAAGGGAAACATTTAAATACCGAGGAGATTTATGATCTTGTAAAAGAGAAGTGTCCTGAAATAGGACTTGCAACTGTGTATCGAACTTTACAACTATTAGATGAGATGTCAGTTCTTTCAAAGCTAAATTTAGACGATGGATGTATTCGTTATGAACTAAATACTCATGAAGATGACCATCAACATCATCATTTAATTTGTCAAAGCTGTAATGATGTAATAGAAGTGGAGCTAGATCTATTAGAGCATTTAGAAGAAGAAATAGAAAAAAAATATCATTTTACTATTAGGGATCATACTGTTAAATTTTTTGGTATCTGTTCTAAATGCCAGTAG
- a CDS encoding ribonuclease J translates to MARKATKIKIIPLGGLSEIGRNMTAFEYKDEILIIDCGLSFPEDDMLGIDIVIPDITYLMKNKDKVKGIVLTHGHEDHIGALPYILKKLNVPVYGTRLTLGLVEIKIKEHKLNNVHLQRVDAGQTVKLGEFEVEFIRTSHSIPDSCAIAIHTSLGVIFHTGDFKVDYTPIDGQLIDLHRIAELGKKGVLVMMADSTNVERPGSTLSERSVGSTFENIFRNTRKRIIVATFASNVHRVQQVLDSAYKYNRRVVISGRSMVNVISVAQELGALNVPEGLIIDINEMDQYDDNRIVILTTGSQGEPMAALSRMASSEHRKLDIQPGDLVVFSSSPIPGNEKSVTRVINQLFEKGAEVIYESLDEVHVSGHACQEELKLMHRLAMPQYFIPVHGEYRHLRQHGKLAESLGMPKENIFIGQNGTVFEFGKDYGKISGSIQSGRVLVDGLGVGDVGNIVLRDRKHLAEDGLMVVVVTIARENGKVAAGPDIISRGFVYVRESEDLMDEARKVVRSVLDSCEQQNIREWSSLKSAIRDSLKDFLYEKTKRRPMILPVIMEV, encoded by the coding sequence GTGGCTAGAAAAGCAACAAAAATTAAAATTATTCCACTAGGAGGGCTAAGTGAAATTGGAAGAAATATGACCGCATTTGAATATAAAGATGAGATCTTGATTATTGATTGTGGACTAAGTTTTCCAGAGGACGATATGTTAGGGATTGACATTGTTATTCCAGATATAACATATTTAATGAAGAATAAGGATAAGGTTAAAGGAATAGTATTGACCCATGGACATGAAGACCATATTGGAGCATTACCTTATATTCTTAAAAAATTAAATGTTCCAGTATATGGTACAAGGCTTACATTAGGGTTAGTAGAAATTAAAATTAAAGAACATAAGCTTAATAACGTACATTTACAAAGAGTAGATGCTGGTCAAACCGTCAAACTCGGAGAATTCGAAGTAGAGTTTATTCGTACTAGTCATAGTATACCAGACTCCTGTGCTATAGCTATACATACCTCTTTAGGTGTAATTTTCCACACAGGGGATTTTAAAGTAGATTACACACCTATTGATGGTCAACTAATTGACTTACATCGTATAGCAGAACTAGGTAAAAAAGGCGTGTTAGTAATGATGGCTGATAGTACAAATGTGGAGAGACCAGGATCTACACTGTCGGAACGTAGTGTAGGATCAACATTTGAAAATATTTTTAGAAATACTAGAAAGCGAATTATTGTTGCTACTTTTGCATCGAATGTACATAGAGTACAGCAGGTGTTAGATTCAGCATATAAATACAATAGAAGGGTAGTAATCTCTGGTAGAAGCATGGTAAATGTAATATCAGTAGCTCAGGAACTAGGGGCTTTAAATGTGCCAGAAGGATTAATTATTGATATAAACGAAATGGATCAATATGACGATAACAGAATTGTTATTTTAACAACTGGAAGTCAGGGCGAACCTATGGCTGCTTTATCAAGGATGGCAAGTTCTGAACATAGAAAATTAGATATTCAGCCTGGAGATTTAGTTGTTTTTTCGTCTAGTCCAATTCCAGGAAATGAAAAATCAGTTACTCGTGTAATCAATCAGTTATTTGAAAAGGGTGCCGAAGTTATTTATGAAAGTTTAGATGAAGTCCACGTTTCAGGTCATGCTTGTCAAGAAGAGTTAAAGTTAATGCATAGATTAGCTATGCCACAATATTTTATACCAGTTCATGGAGAATATAGACATTTAAGACAACATGGAAAGTTGGCTGAAAGCCTAGGTATGCCTAAAGAGAATATATTTATTGGCCAAAATGGTACTGTTTTTGAATTTGGTAAGGACTATGGGAAAATAAGTGGTAGCATACAGTCAGGTAGAGTATTAGTAGATGGATTGGGTGTAGGGGATGTAGGTAATATTGTTCTTAGAGATCGTAAACATTTAGCAGAAGACGGATTAATGGTAGTAGTAGTTACAATTGCTAGAGAAAATGGTAAGGTTGCAGCAGGACCAGATATTATTTCAAGAGGTTTCGTTTACGTAAGAGAATCTGAAGATCTAATGGATGAAGCTAGAAAAGTTGTTCGAAGTGTGTTAGATAGTTGTGAACAGCAAAATATTAGGGAATGGTCATCGCTAAAAAGTGCTATAAGAGATAGCCTAAAGGATTTTCTATATGAAAAAACTAAGCGTAGACCAATGATTCTACCAGTAATAATGGAAGTTTAA
- a CDS encoding DUF340 domain-containing protein, which translates to MNIFLYLIILGLGAYIGNKKLLKDSIMKKLDYIQSLSLLLLLFIMGVSIGMDKDVITSFAAIGMQAIVLAVFSVAFSILGVKIISKKVLTLEEKRGKSDC; encoded by the coding sequence ATGAACATATTTTTATATTTAATAATCTTAGGATTAGGTGCATACATAGGCAACAAAAAGCTACTAAAAGATTCTATAATGAAAAAACTAGATTATATTCAAAGTCTTTCACTTTTATTACTTTTATTTATTATGGGTGTCAGTATAGGTATGGATAAAGATGTAATTACCTCTTTTGCTGCAATTGGCATGCAGGCTATAGTTTTAGCAGTATTTTCAGTGGCATTTAGTATTTTAGGTGTTAAGATTATATCCAAAAAGGTACTTACCTTGGAAGAAAAGAGGGGAAAAAGTGACTGTTAA
- a CDS encoding lysine exporter LysO family protein yields the protein MTVKILLAVGFGILFGLFIFPVNMATYMSTFISIGLCILLFFVGIDIGRQENIAKKVKELGLKVLLVPLMVALGSIMGSMLGGAILGMPINQAGAIGAGFGWYSLSAIELAKHSAQLGTLAFITNVCREIIAIIIIPIIAKYIGKLESIAPAGATAMDTTLPIISKATDGNVAVISFITGVSLSLLVPILVPFFMILQ from the coding sequence GTGACTGTTAAAATATTATTAGCTGTTGGTTTTGGCATATTATTCGGATTGTTTATTTTTCCTGTAAATATGGCTACGTATATGAGTACATTTATTAGTATAGGACTTTGTATACTGTTGTTTTTTGTTGGTATAGATATAGGAAGACAAGAAAATATAGCTAAAAAAGTAAAGGAATTAGGCTTGAAAGTTCTTTTAGTTCCTTTAATGGTTGCATTAGGTAGTATTATGGGTTCTATGTTAGGTGGAGCTATACTAGGTATGCCAATTAACCAGGCAGGAGCAATTGGAGCAGGGTTTGGTTGGTATAGTTTATCGGCTATTGAATTAGCAAAACATAGTGCTCAGCTTGGAACATTGGCATTTATCACAAATGTTTGTAGAGAAATTATTGCAATAATTATAATTCCTATAATTGCTAAGTATATAGGTAAATTAGAAAGTATTGCACCAGCAGGGGCTACAGCGATGGATACCACATTACCTATTATTTCAAAGGCTACAGATGGAAACGTAGCTGTTATTTCATTTATTACAGGTGTATCATTGTCGTTATTAGTACCAATTTTAGTACCATTTTTTATGATTTTACAATAA
- a CDS encoding O-methyltransferase, giving the protein MSNITLPFVEEYIRGILPSNEGLFREMELYADENHVPIVHKEVGVLLQVITKSIRATKVLEVGTAIAYSTLLFCEAMGDNGHITTIERNAKRICLARENIKKANKTNNIHLLEGDATEILKSLEGKYDLIFLDGAKGHYKDFLNDCINLLNPGGLLISDNILYKGMVATDELVVRRQRTIVNRMREYLQYICNHPQLDTSIIPIGDGLAISYKK; this is encoded by the coding sequence TTGAGCAATATAACATTACCATTTGTAGAGGAATATATTAGAGGAATTTTACCGAGCAATGAAGGACTTTTTCGAGAGATGGAGCTATATGCTGATGAAAACCATGTACCTATAGTTCATAAAGAAGTAGGTGTTTTATTGCAAGTAATTACAAAATCTATTAGGGCAACAAAAGTATTAGAAGTGGGGACCGCTATTGCCTATTCCACTCTACTATTTTGCGAGGCTATGGGAGATAATGGGCACATAACTACAATTGAAAGAAATGCAAAGAGGATTTGCTTAGCTAGAGAAAATATTAAAAAAGCAAATAAAACCAATAATATTCATCTGCTAGAGGGCGATGCAACGGAAATTTTAAAAAGTTTAGAAGGCAAGTATGATTTAATTTTTTTAGATGGAGCAAAAGGACACTATAAGGATTTTTTAAATGATTGTATTAATCTATTAAATCCTGGTGGTTTGTTGATTTCAGATAATATTTTATATAAGGGCATGGTTGCAACAGATGAGTTAGTAGTGCGTAGACAACGAACAATTGTAAATAGAATGCGAGAATATTTACAATACATATGCAATCATCCACAATTAGATACTAGCATTATACCTATAGGAGATGGACTAGCTATTAGTTATAAAAAGTAG